The following coding sequences are from one Solea solea chromosome 4, fSolSol10.1, whole genome shotgun sequence window:
- the waif2 gene encoding wnt-activated inhibitory factor 2 — MVLSNRCRFDFDFTDPRGVWSGAGRTCSETKTRRKMWIFHSANNYSERVFFVTWSRWCLCYCAAVACLLLSPVRTDDVCLSSCVCARDSGTVTCREGEDTEVPGDIPEWTSTLVITGRNISTLQRGAFMTNGTELEVTTLLLSYNGIQVIEPYAFLGLPRLHLLDLSHNRLETISARAFHGLPELRSLYLNDSVLPVATTQLSAALSTQSLSNLHRLELAGNRLMSIPLRALDIYNLHALVLVNNSIETIGRENITNLYQQKLLRVYLSLNPFRCSCGLDALYYWLKNSSQCPDAKHLLCNEPEAKRGTPVEMLQGEDVDCGTENLETVSYVFLGIVLALIGVVFLMVLYLNRGGIKRWLNNIREACRDQMEVYHYRYEQDSDPRLANVAV; from the coding sequence ATGGTTCTAAGTAACCGATGCCGGTTTGATTTTGACTTTACAGACCCGAGAGGCGTGTGGTCGGGAGCCGGGCGCACATGCTCTGAGACTAAAACGAGGAGGAAGATGTGGATATTTCACAGTGCCAATAACTATTCGGAGCGCGTTTTCTTCGTGACTTGGAGCCGGTGGTGTCTGTGTTACTGCGCCGCAGTGGCGTGTCTGCTGTTGTCGCCTGTCAGGACGGATGATGTCTGCCTGTCGTCCTGCGTCTGTGCCAGAGACTCGGGGACGGTGACCTGCCGTGAGGGGGAGGACACGGAGGTCCCGGGAGACATACCGGAGTGGACGTCCACGTTAGTAATCACGGGGAGAAACATCTCAACTTTACAGCGCGGCGCGTTCATGACCAACGGCACGGAGTTGGAAGTAACGACACTCTTACTGTCCTATAACGGGATACAGGTTATTGAGCCTTACGCGTTCCTGGGGCTGCCCCGGTTGCATTTGCTGGATCTGAGCCACAATCGGCTGGAGACTATCTCAGCCAGAGCTTTCCACGGATTACCTGAGCTGCGCTCTCTTTACCTCAACGACTCAGTGCTGCCTGTGGCCACGACGCAGCTGTCTGCTGCCCTCAGCACTCAAAGTTTGAGCAACCTGCACAGACTGGAGTTGGCGGGAAACAGACTGATGTCTATTCCCCTCAGGGCGTTAGATATCTATAATCTCCACGCGTTAGTGCTGGTAAATAACTCCATAGAGACCATCGGGAGGGAAAATATAACAAATCTGTACCAGCAAAAGCTCCTGAGGGTCTACTTGTCCTTGAACCCGTTTCGGTGCAGCTGTGGACTGGACGCACTCTACTACTGGTTGAAGAACTCGTCCCAGTGCCCAGATGCAAAGCATCTCCTGTGCAATGAGCCAGAGGCCAAGAGGGGGACTCCAGTGGAGATGCTCCAAGGAGAGGACGTGGACTGTGGGACCGAGAACCTGGAGACAGTGTCTTACGTGTTCCTCGGCATTGTGCTGGCTCTGATCGGGGTGGTGTTCCTGATGGTGCTCTATCTCAACCGGGGAGGCATCAAGCGGTGGCTCAACAACATCAGAGAGGCGTGCAGGGACCAGATGGAGGTGTATCATTACCGCTATGAGCAGGACTCGGACCCGAGACTGGCCAACGTGGCTGTTTGA